In Bacillaceae bacterium S4-13-56, the genomic stretch GATAAAGCCTCCTCTCTAAAAATAGTCTGGTCACCTGTTTCAATACACTCTGAGTCATACCTTTTATAAGGTACTAAGAAGTCTGGTAACTCATGATGAATTCTACCGCAATTATCACAAGCTAAACGGCGAATATTATACACCTTCATTTCCCCAGATCTCTCTTTACATTTTCTATTTCTAGTACCTATCACACTCATACTTTTTCCGCAACAAGGAGAAGGAGTCCTACCCGCACCCCTAACTGAAAACTCCATTTAGGGTGTTTTCAATAAGTTTATAATCTGATAC encodes the following:
- a CDS encoding DUF6431 domain-containing protein; this encodes MEFSVRGAGRTPSPCCGKSMSVIGTRNRKCKERSGEMKVYNIRRLACDNCGRIHHELPDFLVPYKRYDSECIETGDQTIFREEALS